Proteins found in one Apostichopus japonicus isolate 1M-3 chromosome 16, ASM3797524v1, whole genome shotgun sequence genomic segment:
- the LOC139983556 gene encoding uncharacterized protein isoform X3 has product MRERIWDRNNWKTRRLECSYMCMEAMDNFFITVTLLTAHFTSGRSSEDCIPKQIMRPGESGTIRCSIEDGYFGVYWYDTQDLTQQPVLFSEDGQIGGHGYTSGEFNLISGGSLLIVQVAAKHERIYTVVILENRDSDKLIQHTIEVSVIALPSLPYPDIKQCESKQYCYKKINAGDELECAVHDARPPVHLTWVQRTMNHDSDVTFQRTYSTNVDLNTTTATMRLRSLLHFHFHLFVCRAKYNTLVLDSLESFIITELDEPSTDLSKATYKEIEKGDSIILQCSGDKMLFFIWKKTVPGTANVVIAHGYVLAGTNFSIQPYSIDRYGSLTFLQFNESQEGVYACYTSDGNKETVTSYNLMTVSLVTQPIVTSGTGITEIAAKQRNKAAVVIAICLPLFGTLVVLVLVIAFYCKKSIQCREEKNNQEEKENVSLMINKNIAHDKDGSKDSVEKDARDTTEVVTMEREDSSNNPENIPLMIKKNSGHEKDGSKDSVEKDARDTTEVVTVEIEDSSNNPENFPLMIKKNSGHEKDGSKDSVEKDARDTTEGVTVEIEDSSNNPGFLETFPLMTENNSGHVKDGSKDSVERDATDTMDAVTVEMDDSSKHPGLHVKHQELSEGEANEKSFVLSNVTFNKDGNPSICKDGSILRSGEIIIQKFCVGARTIERATKVILVLSESGAGKPEVVTNLVNYLITFKWNNESRNELLIDPLQQSRSKNPSIIHWINIFQCHNDLPFDIAIVDLPESIETSKTTAVIRYKQVANIIHQLTEGDEELRLEQVNAVLIVQKYSPQTETPNTLRTILAKNLKSNIFNFLTFSLEEFDKVDLIENAIITSFVGNLALTNCYFMPLLIGNAHNTSNRDNFRDKAINHFAEFLNFLKHCHQIELSKMSEVLENRSNLEKLLTQIQSKIAYWRNQERGICKAKSTLADIEDKNKGSVKVPLIKGERAVNCQICKTTCHYPCNHYLVRTCSCMKWLSDARGCSVCKKNCAPSHHTQDSFKYKTIKDKEDEIKQHKGRVDKAETDLKAAKGDVQKQAREINVCLQNLSIKAIKPTVLSIEGDLIKETVSKAMKWDDFSQEIDNFLKMQ; this is encoded by the exons ATGCGTGAGCGCATCTGGGATCGTAACAATTGGAAGACTCGGAGACTTGAATG CAGCTACATGTGCATGGAGGCGATGGATAATTTCTTTATAACAGTTACACTTTTAACTGCTCATTTTACTTCAG GTCGCAGTTCTGAGGATTGTATTCCAAAACAAATCATGAGACCTGGGGAAAGCGGTACTATTCGTTGCTCCATTGAAGATGGATATTTTGGTGTTTACTGGTATGATACGCAGGATCTTACACAGCAGCCAGTGCTGTTTAGTGAGGATGGGCAAATAGGTGGCCATGGATACACATCTGGAGAGTTTAACCTGATTTCCGGTGGTTCGTTGCTGATTGTGCAAGTTGCAGCCAAACATGAAAGAATATATACAGTTGTTATCCTCGAAAATCGTGACAGTGACAAATTGATTCAACATACAATTGAAGTATCCGTCATCG cGCTTCCGTCTTTACCCTATCCAGATATAAAACAATGTGAAAGTAAACAATACTGTTACAAAAAGATTAATGCCGGTGATGAACTCGAATGCGCTGTCCATGATGCAAGACCACCAGTACATTTGACGTGGGTGCAGAGGACGATGAATCATGATTCAGATGTGACGTTTCAACGCACTTATTCTACCAATGTCGACTTAAATACAACCACCGCGACAATGAGGTTGAGATCCTTGCTGCATTTTCACTTCCATCTGTTTGTCTGTCGAGCAAAATACAATACATTAGTGTTGGACAGTTTGGAATCCTTCATTATAACGGAATTAGATGAACCTTCTACAGATTTAAGTAAAGCAACTTATAAAGAAATAGAGAAGGGTGACTCGATAATATTGCAATGCTCTGGAGACAAAATGCTATTCTTTATTTGGAAGAAAACAGTGCCTGGAACAGCAAATGTTGTAATAGCTCATGGGTACGTCTTGGCAGGAACGAACTTTTCAATACAGCCTTACAGTATTGATCGTTATGGTTCACTAACATTTCTTCAGTTTAACGAAAGTCAAGAGGGCGTGTATGCCTGCTACACAAGTGATGGTAATAAAGAAACGGTTACAAGCTACAATCTGATGACCG TGTCTCTTGTAACTCAACCGATCGTCACAAGTGGAACTGGGATAACTGAAATTGCAGCTAAACAGAGGAACAAAGCTGCCGTTGTGATAGCGATCTGTCTTCCACTTTTTGGAACGTTGGTAGTCCTAGTATTAGTGATAG CATTTTACTGCAAGAAAAGCATACAGTGCCGAGAGGAAAAGAATAACCAAGAGGAAAAAG AAAATGTTTCGTTAATGATAAACAAGAACATCGCTCATGATAAAGATGGGAGTAAAGATTCGGTTGAAAAGG ATGCAAGAGATACCACGGAGGTTGTAACGATGGAAAGAGAAGATTCCTCAAATAATCCAG AAAATATTCCGTTAATGATAAAGAAGAACAGCGGTCATGAGAAAGATGGGAGTAAAGATTCGGTTGAAAAGG ATGCAAGAGATACCACGGAGGTTGTAACGGTGGAAATAGAAGATTCCTCGAATAATCCAG AAAATTTTCCGTTAATGATAAAGAAGAACAGCGGTCATGAGAAAGATGGGAGTAAAGATTCGGTTGAAAAGG ATGCAAGAGATACCACGGAGGGTGTAACGGTGGAAATAGAAGATTCCTCGAATAATCCAG GTTTCCTAGAAACTTTTCCGTTAATGACAGAAAACAACAGCGGTCATGTAAAAGATGGGAGTAAAGATTCGGTTGAAAGAG ATGCAACAGATACTATGGACGCTGTAACAGTGGAAATGGATGATTCCTCAAAACATCCAG GTCTCCATGTGAAGCATCAGGAACTTTCCGAAGGTGAAGCTAATGAGAAAAGTTTCGTTTTGAGTAATGTAACGTTCAATAAAGATGGAAATCCGTCAATCTGTAAAGACGGATCGATTCTTCGTTCAGGAGAAATTATAATACAGAAATTTTGTGTGGGTGCTCGGACAATAGAACGTGCGACAAAGGTTATCTTGGTCCTTTCAGAAAGTGGTGCTGGTAAGCCAGAAGTAGTTACAAATCTAGTTAACTATTTAATAACATTCAAGTGGAACAATGAGTCAAGAAATGAATTGCTAATTGATCCACTTCAGCAATCTCGGTCAAAAAACCCATCCATTATTCATTGGATTAATATTTTTCAGTGTCATAATGACCTTCCGTTTGATATTGCGATCGTAGATTTACCTGAGTCAATTGAGACCAGTAAAACGACAGCCGTTATTAGGTACAAACAAGTAGCTAACATTATACACCAGCTTACAGAAGGCGATGAAGAACTCCGATTAGAGCAAGTGAATGCAGTTTTAATCGTACAAAAATATTCCCCCCAAACAGAAACACCCAATACGTTACGCAccattttggccaaaaatttgaaaagtaacaTATTTAATTTCTTAACGTTTTCATTAGAGGAGTTTGATAAAGTAGATTTAATCGAGAATGCGATTATAACTTCTTTTGTTGGCAATTTGGCCTTAACAAATTGCTATTTTATGCCACTTTTGATTGGGAATGCACATAACACTTCAAACAGGGACAATTTCAGGGACAAAGCTATTAATCATTTTGCTGAATTCTTAAATTTTCTAAAACACTGTCACCAAATCGAGCTTTCAAAAATGTCTGAGGTTCTCGAAAACCGTAGCAATTTAGAAAAGCTATTAACTCAAATCCAGAGTAAAATAGCCTACTGGAGGAACCAAGAACGTGGCATATGTAAAGCAAAAAGTACTTTAGCAGACATTGAGGATAAAAACAAAGGATCCGTGAAGGTACCGCTTATAAAAGGAGAACGGGCTGTTAACTGTCAGATTTGTAAAACAACATGTCACTATCCATGTAACCATTATCTTGTACGAACATGTTCGTGTATGAAATGGTTGTCCGATGCACGTGGTTGTTCTGTTTGCAAGAAAAATTGTGCTCCTTCGCATCATACACAGGATTCTTTCAAATATAAAACCATTAAAGATAAAGAAGACGAGATAAAACAACATAAAGGAAGAGTTGACAAAGCTGAAACAGACTTGAAAGCAGCAAAGGGAGATGTCCAAAAACAGGCCAGAGAAATCAATGTGTGTCTACAAAATCTGAGTATAAAAGCAATTAAACCAACTGTTTTATCAATTGAGGGAGATTTAATTAAAGAGACTGTTAGTAAAGCAATGAAATGGGACGATTTTTCGCAAGAGATCGATAACTTTCTAAAAATGCAATGA
- the LOC139983556 gene encoding uncharacterized protein isoform X2 — protein MRERIWDRNNWKTRRLECSYMCMEAMDNFFITVTLLTAHFTSGRSSEDCIPKQIMRPGESGTIRCSIEDGYFGVYWYDTQDLTQQPVLFSEDGQIGGHGYTSGEFNLISGGSLLIVQVAAKHERIYTVVILENRDSDKLIQHTIEVSVIALPSLPYPDIKQCESKQYCYKKINAGDELECAVHDARPPVHLTWVQRTMNHDSDVTFQRTYSTNVDLNTTTATMRLRSLLHFHFHLFVCRAKYNTLVLDSLESFIITELDEPSTDLSKATYKEIEKGDSIILQCSGDKMLFFIWKKTVPGTANVVIAHGYVLAGTNFSIQPYSIDRYGSLTFLQFNESQEGVYACYTSDGNKETVTSYNLMTVSLVTQPIVTSGTGITEIAAKQRNKAAVVIAICLPLFGTLVVLVLVIAFYCKKSIQCREEKNNQEEKENVSLMINKNIAHDKDGSKDSVEKDARDTTEVVTMEREDSSNNPENIPLMIKKNSGHEKDGSKDSVEKDARDTTEVVTVEIEDSSNNPENFPLMIKKNSGHEKDGSKDSVEKDARDTTEGVTVEIEDSSNNPETFPLMTENNSGHVKDGSKDSVERDATDTMDAVTVEMDDSSKHPVTANNRDHEKDGRKDLVEIGLHVKHQELSEGEANEKSFVLSNVTFNKDGNPSICKDGSILRSGEIIIQKFCVGARTIERATKVILVLSESGAGKPEVVTNLVNYLITFKWNNESRNELLIDPLQQSRSKNPSIIHWINIFQCHNDLPFDIAIVDLPESIETSKTTAVIRYKQVANIIHQLTEGDEELRLEQVNAVLIVQKYSPQTETPNTLRTILAKNLKSNIFNFLTFSLEEFDKVDLIENAIITSFVGNLALTNCYFMPLLIGNAHNTSNRDNFRDKAINHFAEFLNFLKHCHQIELSKMSEVLENRSNLEKLLTQIQSKIAYWRNQERGICKAKSTLADIEDKNKGSVKVPLIKGERAVNCQICKTTCHYPCNHYLVRTCSCMKWLSDARGCSVCKKNCAPSHHTQDSFKYKTIKDKEDEIKQHKGRVDKAETDLKAAKGDVQKQAREINVCLQNLSIKAIKPTVLSIEGDLIKETVSKAMKWDDFSQEIDNFLKMQ, from the exons ATGCGTGAGCGCATCTGGGATCGTAACAATTGGAAGACTCGGAGACTTGAATG CAGCTACATGTGCATGGAGGCGATGGATAATTTCTTTATAACAGTTACACTTTTAACTGCTCATTTTACTTCAG GTCGCAGTTCTGAGGATTGTATTCCAAAACAAATCATGAGACCTGGGGAAAGCGGTACTATTCGTTGCTCCATTGAAGATGGATATTTTGGTGTTTACTGGTATGATACGCAGGATCTTACACAGCAGCCAGTGCTGTTTAGTGAGGATGGGCAAATAGGTGGCCATGGATACACATCTGGAGAGTTTAACCTGATTTCCGGTGGTTCGTTGCTGATTGTGCAAGTTGCAGCCAAACATGAAAGAATATATACAGTTGTTATCCTCGAAAATCGTGACAGTGACAAATTGATTCAACATACAATTGAAGTATCCGTCATCG cGCTTCCGTCTTTACCCTATCCAGATATAAAACAATGTGAAAGTAAACAATACTGTTACAAAAAGATTAATGCCGGTGATGAACTCGAATGCGCTGTCCATGATGCAAGACCACCAGTACATTTGACGTGGGTGCAGAGGACGATGAATCATGATTCAGATGTGACGTTTCAACGCACTTATTCTACCAATGTCGACTTAAATACAACCACCGCGACAATGAGGTTGAGATCCTTGCTGCATTTTCACTTCCATCTGTTTGTCTGTCGAGCAAAATACAATACATTAGTGTTGGACAGTTTGGAATCCTTCATTATAACGGAATTAGATGAACCTTCTACAGATTTAAGTAAAGCAACTTATAAAGAAATAGAGAAGGGTGACTCGATAATATTGCAATGCTCTGGAGACAAAATGCTATTCTTTATTTGGAAGAAAACAGTGCCTGGAACAGCAAATGTTGTAATAGCTCATGGGTACGTCTTGGCAGGAACGAACTTTTCAATACAGCCTTACAGTATTGATCGTTATGGTTCACTAACATTTCTTCAGTTTAACGAAAGTCAAGAGGGCGTGTATGCCTGCTACACAAGTGATGGTAATAAAGAAACGGTTACAAGCTACAATCTGATGACCG TGTCTCTTGTAACTCAACCGATCGTCACAAGTGGAACTGGGATAACTGAAATTGCAGCTAAACAGAGGAACAAAGCTGCCGTTGTGATAGCGATCTGTCTTCCACTTTTTGGAACGTTGGTAGTCCTAGTATTAGTGATAG CATTTTACTGCAAGAAAAGCATACAGTGCCGAGAGGAAAAGAATAACCAAGAGGAAAAAG AAAATGTTTCGTTAATGATAAACAAGAACATCGCTCATGATAAAGATGGGAGTAAAGATTCGGTTGAAAAGG ATGCAAGAGATACCACGGAGGTTGTAACGATGGAAAGAGAAGATTCCTCAAATAATCCAG AAAATATTCCGTTAATGATAAAGAAGAACAGCGGTCATGAGAAAGATGGGAGTAAAGATTCGGTTGAAAAGG ATGCAAGAGATACCACGGAGGTTGTAACGGTGGAAATAGAAGATTCCTCGAATAATCCAG AAAATTTTCCGTTAATGATAAAGAAGAACAGCGGTCATGAGAAAGATGGGAGTAAAGATTCGGTTGAAAAGG ATGCAAGAGATACCACGGAGGGTGTAACGGTGGAAATAGAAGATTCCTCGAATAATCCAG AAACTTTTCCGTTAATGACAGAAAACAACAGCGGTCATGTAAAAGATGGGAGTAAAGATTCGGTTGAAAGAG ATGCAACAGATACTATGGACGCTGTAACAGTGGAAATGGATGATTCCTCAAAACATCCAG TGACAGCGAATAACAGAGATCATGAAAAAGATGGGAGAAAAGATTTGGTTGAAATTG GTCTCCATGTGAAGCATCAGGAACTTTCCGAAGGTGAAGCTAATGAGAAAAGTTTCGTTTTGAGTAATGTAACGTTCAATAAAGATGGAAATCCGTCAATCTGTAAAGACGGATCGATTCTTCGTTCAGGAGAAATTATAATACAGAAATTTTGTGTGGGTGCTCGGACAATAGAACGTGCGACAAAGGTTATCTTGGTCCTTTCAGAAAGTGGTGCTGGTAAGCCAGAAGTAGTTACAAATCTAGTTAACTATTTAATAACATTCAAGTGGAACAATGAGTCAAGAAATGAATTGCTAATTGATCCACTTCAGCAATCTCGGTCAAAAAACCCATCCATTATTCATTGGATTAATATTTTTCAGTGTCATAATGACCTTCCGTTTGATATTGCGATCGTAGATTTACCTGAGTCAATTGAGACCAGTAAAACGACAGCCGTTATTAGGTACAAACAAGTAGCTAACATTATACACCAGCTTACAGAAGGCGATGAAGAACTCCGATTAGAGCAAGTGAATGCAGTTTTAATCGTACAAAAATATTCCCCCCAAACAGAAACACCCAATACGTTACGCAccattttggccaaaaatttgaaaagtaacaTATTTAATTTCTTAACGTTTTCATTAGAGGAGTTTGATAAAGTAGATTTAATCGAGAATGCGATTATAACTTCTTTTGTTGGCAATTTGGCCTTAACAAATTGCTATTTTATGCCACTTTTGATTGGGAATGCACATAACACTTCAAACAGGGACAATTTCAGGGACAAAGCTATTAATCATTTTGCTGAATTCTTAAATTTTCTAAAACACTGTCACCAAATCGAGCTTTCAAAAATGTCTGAGGTTCTCGAAAACCGTAGCAATTTAGAAAAGCTATTAACTCAAATCCAGAGTAAAATAGCCTACTGGAGGAACCAAGAACGTGGCATATGTAAAGCAAAAAGTACTTTAGCAGACATTGAGGATAAAAACAAAGGATCCGTGAAGGTACCGCTTATAAAAGGAGAACGGGCTGTTAACTGTCAGATTTGTAAAACAACATGTCACTATCCATGTAACCATTATCTTGTACGAACATGTTCGTGTATGAAATGGTTGTCCGATGCACGTGGTTGTTCTGTTTGCAAGAAAAATTGTGCTCCTTCGCATCATACACAGGATTCTTTCAAATATAAAACCATTAAAGATAAAGAAGACGAGATAAAACAACATAAAGGAAGAGTTGACAAAGCTGAAACAGACTTGAAAGCAGCAAAGGGAGATGTCCAAAAACAGGCCAGAGAAATCAATGTGTGTCTACAAAATCTGAGTATAAAAGCAATTAAACCAACTGTTTTATCAATTGAGGGAGATTTAATTAAAGAGACTGTTAGTAAAGCAATGAAATGGGACGATTTTTCGCAAGAGATCGATAACTTTCTAAAAATGCAATGA
- the LOC139983556 gene encoding uncharacterized protein isoform X1: protein MRERIWDRNNWKTRRLECSYMCMEAMDNFFITVTLLTAHFTSGRSSEDCIPKQIMRPGESGTIRCSIEDGYFGVYWYDTQDLTQQPVLFSEDGQIGGHGYTSGEFNLISGGSLLIVQVAAKHERIYTVVILENRDSDKLIQHTIEVSVIALPSLPYPDIKQCESKQYCYKKINAGDELECAVHDARPPVHLTWVQRTMNHDSDVTFQRTYSTNVDLNTTTATMRLRSLLHFHFHLFVCRAKYNTLVLDSLESFIITELDEPSTDLSKATYKEIEKGDSIILQCSGDKMLFFIWKKTVPGTANVVIAHGYVLAGTNFSIQPYSIDRYGSLTFLQFNESQEGVYACYTSDGNKETVTSYNLMTVSLVTQPIVTSGTGITEIAAKQRNKAAVVIAICLPLFGTLVVLVLVIAFYCKKSIQCREEKNNQEEKENVSLMINKNIAHDKDGSKDSVEKDARDTTEVVTMEREDSSNNPENIPLMIKKNSGHEKDGSKDSVEKDARDTTEVVTVEIEDSSNNPENFPLMIKKNSGHEKDGSKDSVEKDARDTTEGVTVEIEDSSNNPGFLETFPLMTENNSGHVKDGSKDSVERDATDTMDAVTVEMDDSSKHPVTANNRDHEKDGRKDLVEIGLHVKHQELSEGEANEKSFVLSNVTFNKDGNPSICKDGSILRSGEIIIQKFCVGARTIERATKVILVLSESGAGKPEVVTNLVNYLITFKWNNESRNELLIDPLQQSRSKNPSIIHWINIFQCHNDLPFDIAIVDLPESIETSKTTAVIRYKQVANIIHQLTEGDEELRLEQVNAVLIVQKYSPQTETPNTLRTILAKNLKSNIFNFLTFSLEEFDKVDLIENAIITSFVGNLALTNCYFMPLLIGNAHNTSNRDNFRDKAINHFAEFLNFLKHCHQIELSKMSEVLENRSNLEKLLTQIQSKIAYWRNQERGICKAKSTLADIEDKNKGSVKVPLIKGERAVNCQICKTTCHYPCNHYLVRTCSCMKWLSDARGCSVCKKNCAPSHHTQDSFKYKTIKDKEDEIKQHKGRVDKAETDLKAAKGDVQKQAREINVCLQNLSIKAIKPTVLSIEGDLIKETVSKAMKWDDFSQEIDNFLKMQ from the exons ATGCGTGAGCGCATCTGGGATCGTAACAATTGGAAGACTCGGAGACTTGAATG CAGCTACATGTGCATGGAGGCGATGGATAATTTCTTTATAACAGTTACACTTTTAACTGCTCATTTTACTTCAG GTCGCAGTTCTGAGGATTGTATTCCAAAACAAATCATGAGACCTGGGGAAAGCGGTACTATTCGTTGCTCCATTGAAGATGGATATTTTGGTGTTTACTGGTATGATACGCAGGATCTTACACAGCAGCCAGTGCTGTTTAGTGAGGATGGGCAAATAGGTGGCCATGGATACACATCTGGAGAGTTTAACCTGATTTCCGGTGGTTCGTTGCTGATTGTGCAAGTTGCAGCCAAACATGAAAGAATATATACAGTTGTTATCCTCGAAAATCGTGACAGTGACAAATTGATTCAACATACAATTGAAGTATCCGTCATCG cGCTTCCGTCTTTACCCTATCCAGATATAAAACAATGTGAAAGTAAACAATACTGTTACAAAAAGATTAATGCCGGTGATGAACTCGAATGCGCTGTCCATGATGCAAGACCACCAGTACATTTGACGTGGGTGCAGAGGACGATGAATCATGATTCAGATGTGACGTTTCAACGCACTTATTCTACCAATGTCGACTTAAATACAACCACCGCGACAATGAGGTTGAGATCCTTGCTGCATTTTCACTTCCATCTGTTTGTCTGTCGAGCAAAATACAATACATTAGTGTTGGACAGTTTGGAATCCTTCATTATAACGGAATTAGATGAACCTTCTACAGATTTAAGTAAAGCAACTTATAAAGAAATAGAGAAGGGTGACTCGATAATATTGCAATGCTCTGGAGACAAAATGCTATTCTTTATTTGGAAGAAAACAGTGCCTGGAACAGCAAATGTTGTAATAGCTCATGGGTACGTCTTGGCAGGAACGAACTTTTCAATACAGCCTTACAGTATTGATCGTTATGGTTCACTAACATTTCTTCAGTTTAACGAAAGTCAAGAGGGCGTGTATGCCTGCTACACAAGTGATGGTAATAAAGAAACGGTTACAAGCTACAATCTGATGACCG TGTCTCTTGTAACTCAACCGATCGTCACAAGTGGAACTGGGATAACTGAAATTGCAGCTAAACAGAGGAACAAAGCTGCCGTTGTGATAGCGATCTGTCTTCCACTTTTTGGAACGTTGGTAGTCCTAGTATTAGTGATAG CATTTTACTGCAAGAAAAGCATACAGTGCCGAGAGGAAAAGAATAACCAAGAGGAAAAAG AAAATGTTTCGTTAATGATAAACAAGAACATCGCTCATGATAAAGATGGGAGTAAAGATTCGGTTGAAAAGG ATGCAAGAGATACCACGGAGGTTGTAACGATGGAAAGAGAAGATTCCTCAAATAATCCAG AAAATATTCCGTTAATGATAAAGAAGAACAGCGGTCATGAGAAAGATGGGAGTAAAGATTCGGTTGAAAAGG ATGCAAGAGATACCACGGAGGTTGTAACGGTGGAAATAGAAGATTCCTCGAATAATCCAG AAAATTTTCCGTTAATGATAAAGAAGAACAGCGGTCATGAGAAAGATGGGAGTAAAGATTCGGTTGAAAAGG ATGCAAGAGATACCACGGAGGGTGTAACGGTGGAAATAGAAGATTCCTCGAATAATCCAG GTTTCCTAGAAACTTTTCCGTTAATGACAGAAAACAACAGCGGTCATGTAAAAGATGGGAGTAAAGATTCGGTTGAAAGAG ATGCAACAGATACTATGGACGCTGTAACAGTGGAAATGGATGATTCCTCAAAACATCCAG TGACAGCGAATAACAGAGATCATGAAAAAGATGGGAGAAAAGATTTGGTTGAAATTG GTCTCCATGTGAAGCATCAGGAACTTTCCGAAGGTGAAGCTAATGAGAAAAGTTTCGTTTTGAGTAATGTAACGTTCAATAAAGATGGAAATCCGTCAATCTGTAAAGACGGATCGATTCTTCGTTCAGGAGAAATTATAATACAGAAATTTTGTGTGGGTGCTCGGACAATAGAACGTGCGACAAAGGTTATCTTGGTCCTTTCAGAAAGTGGTGCTGGTAAGCCAGAAGTAGTTACAAATCTAGTTAACTATTTAATAACATTCAAGTGGAACAATGAGTCAAGAAATGAATTGCTAATTGATCCACTTCAGCAATCTCGGTCAAAAAACCCATCCATTATTCATTGGATTAATATTTTTCAGTGTCATAATGACCTTCCGTTTGATATTGCGATCGTAGATTTACCTGAGTCAATTGAGACCAGTAAAACGACAGCCGTTATTAGGTACAAACAAGTAGCTAACATTATACACCAGCTTACAGAAGGCGATGAAGAACTCCGATTAGAGCAAGTGAATGCAGTTTTAATCGTACAAAAATATTCCCCCCAAACAGAAACACCCAATACGTTACGCAccattttggccaaaaatttgaaaagtaacaTATTTAATTTCTTAACGTTTTCATTAGAGGAGTTTGATAAAGTAGATTTAATCGAGAATGCGATTATAACTTCTTTTGTTGGCAATTTGGCCTTAACAAATTGCTATTTTATGCCACTTTTGATTGGGAATGCACATAACACTTCAAACAGGGACAATTTCAGGGACAAAGCTATTAATCATTTTGCTGAATTCTTAAATTTTCTAAAACACTGTCACCAAATCGAGCTTTCAAAAATGTCTGAGGTTCTCGAAAACCGTAGCAATTTAGAAAAGCTATTAACTCAAATCCAGAGTAAAATAGCCTACTGGAGGAACCAAGAACGTGGCATATGTAAAGCAAAAAGTACTTTAGCAGACATTGAGGATAAAAACAAAGGATCCGTGAAGGTACCGCTTATAAAAGGAGAACGGGCTGTTAACTGTCAGATTTGTAAAACAACATGTCACTATCCATGTAACCATTATCTTGTACGAACATGTTCGTGTATGAAATGGTTGTCCGATGCACGTGGTTGTTCTGTTTGCAAGAAAAATTGTGCTCCTTCGCATCATACACAGGATTCTTTCAAATATAAAACCATTAAAGATAAAGAAGACGAGATAAAACAACATAAAGGAAGAGTTGACAAAGCTGAAACAGACTTGAAAGCAGCAAAGGGAGATGTCCAAAAACAGGCCAGAGAAATCAATGTGTGTCTACAAAATCTGAGTATAAAAGCAATTAAACCAACTGTTTTATCAATTGAGGGAGATTTAATTAAAGAGACTGTTAGTAAAGCAATGAAATGGGACGATTTTTCGCAAGAGATCGATAACTTTCTAAAAATGCAATGA